A window of Roseiflexus castenholzii DSM 13941 genomic DNA:
CGGCTGCCGGCGCCGGTTCTTCGGCTGGCGCGCGTTGCGGCGCCGGCGCCCGATCGCCAAGCACTTCGCTCGACGGAATGTTCAACATTGGTAGAAGGCTATTCTCGCCACCGACGAAGCGCGGCATCACGCCGTCCCAGCGCTCGATGAAGCGCAGTTGCAGCAGTTCCGCCGAAATGACCTCGCGCTGCAAGCGTAACGCCTCCGCCTCAGCGCGCGCGATTTCCAAACGCGCCCGCGCTTCGGCTTCCGCCCGCGCCACCTGCTGCTGCGCTTCGATGCGCGCCCGCTCCAGTTCACGCGCAGCGCGCAGCGCATCCTGCTCGGCAACCTGCTTCGCCTCGATAGCGCGCGCAAACTCCGGGCTGAAGTTGAAATCGGTGATCGACACGCTCTCGACAATCACACCGCGCGGCGTCAACCGTTCGCTCAACCCACGCTGGATCAGATCCGATACCTCTGGACGGCGGGTGATTAACTCCTCCGCAGTGAAGCGCGCCGTCGCCGCCTTGATCGCCTCCTGGATCGCCGGATCGACCACGCGCCGCTCATAATCGACGCCGATCTCGCGCACCAGGCGATCAACCTGGCCGGAGTCAGGGCGATAGTTGATGACTACCTGGGTCGTCACTGTTTGCAAATCGCGCGACGCCGCGCTCGAATTCGACTCATACCGCTGCGTGCGCACCTCAACTACCGTCACCGACGTGATGAACGGCATACGGAAATGCAGCCCCTCTTCAAGCACCCCGGTAATCTCACCAAACGTCTTCAACACACCGCGCGTTCCGGCTTCAATCGTTGTGACGGCATTGCTGACGAGAAAAATGGCGACAACCGCAATCAGACTCAGCGCAACCAGCGCCGATACCGACCGTCCTCGCGCATCGGGATTCTGAAATGCTCTTCCTTCCTGTCCCTGACTCATCGCAGACCTCTTTCCTGTAAACCCGCTCTTGTTTCATATGACGAAGAAACCCGGAGAGAAACCCTCCGGGCTTCTATCCACGACACCATCACTACTCTACCACAGTATACCCGATCCCGATGCTGCATGGATGGAAATAATGAGTCGTTGTCCGACTATACTGAGATGCTTCCGTAATCAAAACACCTTCCCCCTTGCGATGATGCTCGCATATAGTGCATATCGCAGATAGTAAGCGCCACGCGCGATACATACACGGCTGCGATTGTGCTGTCGTCATTTCGCATTTCCTGGTCTGGAAGGGATTGCTTCACTATCGTTCGCAATGACGCCGGATGCAGCGAACACCCGAAGGGATAGACGCAAGCGCATTCCAATGGCTTCACGATCATTCGTAATGACGCCGGATGCAGAATCTTCTTACTCACACCTGAATACGCACGCCATAACCAGAATTCATATCCAGACCTTACCGGTCACCCACAGGAGAAGATCCATGCGCATACTGCTCATCGTGTTCCTGGTTATTGTTCCCCTCCTTCTTCCGGCAACGCCAGCGCGCGCCGTCGGCGTCGTCGGCGATGGAACGCCGGGGAGTTGCACGCGCGATGCACTGGCGGCAGCGCTCGCCAGCGGCGGTGAGATTCGCTTCAACTGTGGCGGCGCGCCGGTGACGATTCCTGTCACCACAACGCTCGACATCCGCACAGCAGCAGTCATCGATGGCGCAGGGGTGATCACCCTCGACGGGCAGGGAACGACTCGCATTCTGTATGTCAACAAACTCAGCGCCGGAACGAAACTGGCGCTCCACAACATCAGGCTGATCAACGGAAAATCGAGCGGTTTCGAGCCATCGTTCGGCGGCTGTGTCTATTCCCGTCAGAGCGCCGTCGAACTCAACAATGTCGTCTTTGACGGATGCCGCGCAGGGAACGGCGCCGCGCTCTATGTGTACGGCGGTATGCTGACGATTGACCAGAGCACCTTCGACGGTAATCAGGCAAGTGATGGCGGCGCGATCTATGCACTTCAGGGCGGGCGTGTTGTCGTGCGCAACTCATCGTTTACCGCCAATACCGCCACCGGCGACGGCGGCGCGCTGTTGATGGACAATTCGTCGCTCGAGGTTTCCAACTCGCGTTTCGAGGCGAATAAGGCGCTGGGAACGCAATCTCAGCCGAATATTGGCTTAGGCGGCGCAATCTACGGGAACAATCCCGGCGCTGCTATCACGATTGTAAACAGCCAGTTTCGCCAAAACTATGCGCGATTGCAGGGTGGCGCCGTGTTTGCCGATTATAACGCGACCCTCACGATCACCAACAGCACGTTTACCAACAACCGATCAGACTCGCAAGGCGGAGCAGTAGGAACCTGGAAGACGCAGGCGTTGCTTTCCGCCTGTATCTTTACCGGCAATTCCTCCGGAGGCGGTGGCGGCGCGGTATTGAGCGGCGAAGCCACGACCATGTCCGTCAACCGGAGCGTTTTCACTGCAAACATTGCCGGGCGTGACGGCGGCGCACTCTACAACTACACCGGACCGCTCACCATCAACGACTCCTCCTTTGACGCCAACCGCGCCGGAACCGATGGCAGAGGCGACACCCGCGGCGGCGCCATCGTCAATTATCGCGCGCCAATGAGCATCAATGCCAGCACATTCACCGGCAATATCGTCGAGGGGAGGAACGGATTCGGCGGCGCGATCGGCAATGCGGGCAGTGCGACCATCATCAATAGCACGTTGTACGACAATGCCGCAGAGTATGGCGGGGCAATCTACGGACTCCGTGACACACGCATGGTCAATACGACCATCGTGCGCAATCGGGGGACGAATGGCGCCAATCTGAACTGGGAACAAACCACCACGATGACTCTCAAGAATACGCTGATTGTTCACAGCGGCGACGGGCGTAGCTGCCGTCGCGCCGTATCAACCGATGAAGGCGGCAATGTGCAGGAAGGCGACACCAACTGCTTCCCCGGTCAACCGGCGGTATCGCTGGGGCTGGACGCCCCTGCAATGCACGGCGGACCCACGTTCACGATCGCGCTGCCGTCTGGCAGCCCGGCGATAGACGCCGGACGCGACTGCCCACCCTCTGATCAGCGTGGGTTTCCGCGCGTCGGCGCCTGCGACAGCGGGTCCTTCGAGTTCGGCAGCATCGCACCCAACCTGCGCGAAGCAGCGTTTCTGCCCTTTGTCTCACGCTGAGGCGACGGCGCCGTTCACTCGCGCTGCTTCTCCGCTTCGCCCGCCTGCGTCGCACGCGACTGATCGACGGCAGCCTTTGTTGTGCTGATATGGGGACGTTTTGCCGAATACACCACCCGGAAGGCGTCTCCTTCCTGCAACCGATCGTACTCCGAGGGAAAGACCCCATCATCTTTCCGATAGGTCTTTCCCGAAGCATCACGATACTCATAGACCAGCCGATGCCGATTGCCCAGGCTGGCTACGCTTCGATACTTGCGCACAACCAGCGCGTCCGTCTCCACGCCATCCGCCAGGATTTCCTGAAAGTGATACATGCGCTGGATGAAGCCAAACGCCACCAATCCGCCAATGACGAGGGGAAGAGCGCAAAACAGGAGAACGAACAGAACTTCACCACTCATTGCACACTCCGTCACGGTTGCAACTGCGCTGCCAGATCCGCAGGCTTGGTCACCGGCAACCGGCAGGCATAGTTCTGACACACATAAGCCGCTGCTCTGCCGTCGATCGGCGTGCGCCCCGCGAGCAGCGGCGAGGGAATACGCGGCGGGTCCTCGCCAGGACGCGCCAGAACAACCACCCGATTCGGCAAAAACGGTTTCAGCGCGATTGCCGCCAGCGCGCGTGTATCAGCAGCCTCTGGATCGCCGATCAGCGCAATTTCGCGCGGCTGGCTCAGCGCAAATTCGGCGGCTGCCAGGTAACGCCCAAAACCGGTCGGGTAGCGCTCCATCAAGGGAGCCATTGCACTGAGAACCGTCAGCGCTCGTTCGCGGTAGCGCGGCTCATCGAAGATCAGCGCCAGCCGGAGCAGCACATCGGCGGCGGCGGAACTGCCGCTTGGCGTCGCATTATCGCCCGTGTCGCGCGGGCGAATGACGAGTTGCTCATGGTGCGACCCGGTATCGTAGAACCCGCCAATCCCATCATCCCAGAACCGTTCCAGCAGTGCATCCGCCAGCGCGCGCGCCTCCAGCAGCCAGCGTGGATCGAATGTCGCCTCGTACAGCGCCAGCAATCCATCGGCGAGCAGCGCATAATCCTCCAGGAATGCGGGAGTCGGGTTGGCCACGCCCTGCCGCCAGGAACGCAGCAGTTCACCATCGGCGCGGCGCAATTCACGCAGGACGAACTCTGCACAGCGTACCGCCGCTGTTCGATACTCCTCACGATCCAGAACTATGGCGCCAAGCGCAAACGCGCGCAGCGCCATGCCATTCCAGGCGGTCAACACTTTATCGTCGAGTTCCGGTTTTGGGCGATGCTGACGCACCGCGAACAGCACGCGCCGTCCACGTTCAGCAATAGATTCCACCCGCTCGACCGACATGCCCATGACGCGCGCCACTTCCGCAGGGGAGCGTTGCACATGGAGAATGTTCTTGCCCTCGAAGTTGCCGCGGTCCGTCACCCCATACAACGCTGAAAAAACGGTTGCGTCCGCACCGAGCGCCTCGCGGATCTCGGCAGGCGTCCAGACGAAGAACGCGCCCTCGTGCTTGTGCGTGGCATCCGCCGTCGGCAGTGAGTCGGCGTCTTGCGTGCTGAAGAATCCACCGTCTGGATGCTGCATCTCGCGCAGCATATACGTCAGCGTTTCTTCAGCGATGCGGCGGTAGAACGCATTGCCGGTCGCCTGGAACGTTTCCAGATAGACCCGCGCCAGCAGCGCGTTGTCGTACAGCATCTTCTCGAAGTGTGGCACAAGCCATTGCGCATCGACGCTGTACCGGTGGAATCCGCCGCCGATCTGGTCGTACATGCCACCTTCCGCCATTGCCCGCAGCGTCCGCTCCAGCATCTCCATGCCCCTGCCGGTTCGCGCGGCATAGCGCAGCAGAAACTCCAGCGTCATTGGCTGTGGAAACTTGGGCGCGCGCCCAAAACCACCGTATTCTGGATCAAATGCCTGCTGTAAACCCATAAATGCAGAATCAAGCGCCGCAGGGGTGAGCGTACTGCCGGGAATCTGCATCATGGACGCCTCACGCATGCGCTCCACCAATTCGCGCCCACGCGCCAGCAGGTCATTGCGGCGTGTCGCATATGCCTCGGCGACAGAGCGCAGCACACGCTGGAACGACGGCATCTGCCAGCGATCCTCGGGCGGAAAGTACGTTCCTGCAAAGAATGGCGTTCCATCAGGCGTCAGAAAGACCGTCATCGGCCAGCCTCCGCTGCCGGTCATCGCCTGAACCGCTGTCATGTAAATGGAGTCGACATCCGGTCGTTCCTCACGATCCACTTTCACATTGACGAAATACCGGTTCATCAGCGCGGCAGTCTCTTCATCCTCGAACGACTCGTGTTCCATCACGTGGCACCAGTGACATGCTGCATATCCCACACTGAGCAGAATTGGCTTATCCTCCGCCTGTGCGCGCGCAAACGCTTCCTCACCCCACGGATACCAGTCGACCGGATTATAAGCGTGTTGTAACAGATAGGGACTTGTCTCGTTAATCAGGCGATTGGGGCGCCTGGTTGGCTCAGCATTCGGCATGATCGCTCGCTTCCTGATCATCTTCCAGAAACACAGGCTTAAGTCTACCACACTTCACGCAAATCCAAAGGTTCTGTCATGCTCCTGTCAACTCCACAGCGCCGATCTCCCGTGCTATACTCAATCTGTCACCCGGGAAGATCGGATATGCGCATTCTGTATCTTCTCGGAGGAGGGAAGCAATGCAATCGCTCGAAACATGGCTTGGCGCGCGCGGTTCGATGCTGGCGCTGGCGCTTGACGCGCAACGCGACATCATCTGCGAACACGTTGCGCACAAACTGGCAACCAACTACCCCGATCTCTGTCCGAACCTGCCGGCGGAAGACCCCGAACTCTCGCAGCAGATTATGTTCCAGCAAACACCACAGCGTTTCCACACCATGCTGCTGGCAGCGCTGCGCTTTCGTACACTGGCGATTGTCGAACGAGAGTATCGCTGGCTCTGGGGCATCGTGCAACGTTTTGGCGTCGAGCGCTCGCATTTGCTGCAACAGGTGCACTGGTATTTTGAGGCAGCGCGCACATTCGCTTCGCTCTCCCTTGAAGATCTCGCCTGGCTCAGAGCGCTCGAGTCCGCCATTGAGCAGATTGTGCTGACTATAACGAGTGTCCCGCCAACAAGCGTTCAGCCGCCGCACCCTTCGTATCCCCGCCTTTCGCACTCTGCCTGATAAACGTGGAGCGCCCCCAAAGAGAGCAGATGTTCTGTATCCCGGCGCCCTTCTTCCCTGCCTCGCGCCACACGCTGCGGGAGAAGGAGCAGTGCAGTGCAGACCGCCGGGACGTATTCCCGCGCTACACGCTGCGGGAGAAGGAGATGTTCGCCGAAACGCCGGATGCCGGCGATCAATCACCGCTCGACGACTGATGTGATTGATCGTATACTGGTCTGCGTTTTCGCAATATCGGTCTGTCTTTCGCCAGGAATGTTATGCGCATATCAGCACTGTTCGGTCGTACCCTGCGGGAAACACCAGCCGATATCGACTATCCGGCGCTGCGCCTGATGCTACGTGCTGGTCTGGCGCGCCTTTCCGCAGGCGCTCTTGCGTTTCTACCTATTGGCACGCGCGTTTTGCGCCGTCTCGAAGCAATGGCGCATGAGGAACTAACGCGCATTGGCGCACAGGAAATCCACCTTCCGCCGGTTCGGACGCTCTCCGCTTCGGATCGCGTACAGAGCCGTCTTTTGCCCGCATCATCAACCATGCACGGCTCTGACCAGTCCAGACGATTGCTGGCTTTTGATCCGACGGACACAACCACAATTGCCAGCCTCGCCGCAAGCGAGATCGCCTCGTATCGCCAACTACCCGCGCTGTTATATCAACGGCATCCCATCTCTTGCAACGACTGCCGCTCATCGTGGTTGAGAGAAGAAATCGCTCTTACCGTTTACGCACTCGGCGGCGGCGCGCATGAACTCGAAGAAACCGGGACGCAGGTGTACAGCGCTTTCGAGCGCATCTTTCGCCGCTGCGATATGCACCTGATCGCTGCGGAAGCGGGATACACCGGGGAAAACGACCAGGTGACCCGCGCATATGTTGCTGTCTCAGAGCATGGCGATATCGATCTGATGATCTGCGAATCGTGCAGCTACACTGCCATCAGGGAAGCGGCGCGAACCGCTTTCGATAGCACACTTGCAACCTCGATGATGAAAGATGAGCCGGATCACCCGGAAGCAATCGCTACACCAAACTGCGCCACTATTGCCGATCTGGCGCGTTTTTGCGGCGTCCCCGAGTCAGCAACCGCCAAAGCGGTTTTTTTCGATTCGCCTGAACACGGCTTGATCTTCGCCGTCATCCGCGGTGATCGCGCGATTAACATAAAGAAACTTTGTCTCGTCGCAGGTGTTGCAAACCTCACGCCGGCGCGCCCTGAACAGATTGACGCCATTGGCGCCGTTGCCGGCTACGCTTCGCCGGTCGGGTTACCGAGCCACACGTCCAACCGTGTGCTCATCGTTGCCGATCCCTCGGTTACAACCGGAGCGCCATTGATCGCCGGCGCCAACCGACACGGCTATCACCTGCGCAACGTCGTCTATGGACGCGACTGGCGCGCCGACCGTATTGCCGACATTTCTCTGGCGCATCCCGGCGATCCATGCAACAGGTGCGGCGCTCCACTCCGACAGAGCAGTGGATTTACCATTGTCCATGCCATCCATCACGGCGCCTTTGCTCAGGATGCAACGTTTCTCGATCAGGAAGGAGTTTCGCGCCCGATTGTGCTGGCATCCTTCCGCATGTTGCTCGAACGAGCGCTCCTCACAATCATCGAACAGCACTGCGATCAGGCAGGAATCGTCTGGACACCAGAAACGGCGCCGTTCGACGTCCATCTGATTCGCCTTGGCAAACAAGACGCAACTCGGCAGGCCGCCGACGCGCTCTACGATGAACTCATCGCAGCAGGGATTGCCGTTCTGTACGATGACCGCAATGAAACTGCCGGCGTCAAATTCAACGACGCCGATCTCATCGGCTTGCCGCTCCGCTTGGTCATCGGCGATCGTTTTCTCACCGACGGTCTGGTAGAGATCAAACAACGCGCAACCGGTATGATCACCAAAATGCCGCGACAGGAGATCATAGCAGAAGTGCAGAAAGCGTGAACACCGGCGATCTAAACCCCTTTCGTTTATTCTTCAATCCGTGCACATCTATGTTCCATCACACACAAGACGCACTGTAAGACGCGCGAACAGTCACTTCTCTACGACACCGGCGTTGTGGTCCGCAGCGCCAGATAGACGCGCGGTGTCATCCCGCCGGTGCGCACCCGCACGACATGCGTGAGTGTCCAGAGACCAGCATATCGCTCGAACACGCGCTCGATCAGGCGTACCTCGTGGGTCAGCAGACACATCCTGGCGCCAGATGCCGCCACTCGTGCAGCCTCAGTGATCAGGCGGGGATAGAGCGCTTCATTATCACGATGCGAACCGATCAACTGGCCAAACGGCAGATCGGCACATATCATATCGATGGACTCAGTCTCAAGAGGCAGCAATGTAGCATCCCACTGCTCAAGTCGCACCGCTTGAGTGAACCCTGCCGCTTCCAGATTACGCTGCGCGCAGCGCAGCGCTTCCCGATCTAGATCGCAACCGATCGCCAGTTGTGCCGGAGCAAGGAACAGGCGCTCAATCAAAAGCGTCCCAGAGCCACAGGCAAGATTGAGAACACGGTCGACTTCGGAGGGCTGTGTCAATCGCATCATCACTGAAGCAAGCGTGGCATTCAGCGCTCCGGGCCAGTTGCACACCCGCCACTCACGGGTTGCCAGAGGGCGCGACGACAGGCGCACAAGCACTTCCCAGCCAGTCTTCTGCGTCGCACGACGCAAACGAATCAGGAGATCGCCTTCATCCGGCGCCACGATCAGACCGATATGGCGGGCAAGGGTCTCCTTAAGCCGGGTTAGAACCGACGAGTCCTCGCCGGCTGCACTCAGGCGCATGGTGCGATACTGTTCGGGCACTCCCAAAGAACGCACCATCTCCAGCACTCTCAGCAAGCGAGTAAAGTGTTGATGCCCCAACAGGGCACGCGGGCGCGGCACATCGAAGGTGACGACCAGATACGCCGCCAAAACCGAACGCAAGCGGAGCAACGCCTGGAGTTCCCCCGTATACACCATGCGTATTCTGCCCGAACGCAACACAATGGATGTACAGCGGCGCCCGAAACGCTCTCGAATCTCTTCGAGGGCATAGGGTTCCAGCCCTTCGAGCGTATCACATTCGATATCGAACATTGGCGGCATGTCTGACGACGGGAATAAAAAAGTACAGGCGTGCACATCATTGTACACGCCTGTACTCGCCAACAGGTGGTAGCGGCGGGTGGATTCGAACCACCGACCTTCGGGTTATGAGCCCGACGAGCTGCCACTGCTCCACGCCGCGCTCTGCGGGCGCACGGACCTACGCTCCCGGCGGGCGTCCCGCCAGTACCATCGGCGCTGCCGCGTTTCACGACCCGGTTCGGGATGGAACGGGGTGGGTCCACGGCGCTCCGCGCACGCCCGTGGTTCAGGGGGGCAGATTGGCCAACCGTCCGTCGCCGCCGCCGCGCGCCCCGCGCGCTCCGGCAGGGAAGCCCTCGTCCATGCGCACGCCTCGCCTCTACCCCTCACGGGGCCTCCAGCTGGCGCCGCCTTCCCAGTCGTCTTCTGGGGGACTTACCGACCTTCCGTCGTGAGTGGCGTCATCTTGGGGGGCATTTCCCACTTAGATGCTTTCAGCGGTTCTTGCCGCCGGACATGGCTACGGAGCCTGCAGGCCGCCCCACAACTCCTCCACCAGCGGTCCGTCCACTCCGGTCCTCTCGTACTAAGAGCAGCTCCCCGCACGCCACTAACCGCCCGTAGCGGATAGAGACCGAACTGTCTCACGACGTTCTGAACCCAGCTCGCGTGCCGCTTTAATGGGCGAACAGCCCAACCCTTGGGACCGACTCCAGCCCCAGGATGCGACGAGCCGACATCGAGGTGCCAAACCGTGCCGTCGATGTGAACTCTTGGGCACGATCAGCCTGTTATCCCCGGGGTAGCTTTTATCCGTTATGCTACGGCCCTTCCACGCGGAACCGTAGGATCACTAAGGCCGACTTTCATCTCTGCGCGGCCTGTCTGCCTTGCAGTCAAGCGCCCTTCTGCCTTTGCACTCACCGGCGGATTGCCATCCCGCCTGAGGGCGCCGTTGCGCGCCTCCGTTACCTTTTAGGAGGCGTCCGCCCCAGACAAACTACCCGCCAGCCACGGTCCCCGCTCTCGCGGGTGAGTGCGCACGCCGTGCCAGAGTGGTATTTCACCGTCGCCTCCCGCACCCCCGCAAGGGTCCGTTCTCCGGCTCCCACCTATCCTACGCAAGCCCGGAGCGCGCACAATGGCAAGCTGTAGTAAAGCTCCACGGGGTCTTTTTGTCCTGCTACGGGTTGGCCGCGTCCTAACGGCCAGCGCAGTTTCACCGAGCCCCTGGTCGAGACACTGCCCAGATCGTGATGCCTTTCGTGCGGGTCGGAACTTACCCGACAAGGAATTTCGCTACCTTAGGACTGTTATAGTTACAGCCGCCGTTCACCGGGGCTTCGGTTCAGACCTTACAGCCCTCCCCTTAACCTTCCGGCACTGGGCAGGCATCAGCCCGTATACGTCGCCTTTCGGCTTCAGCACGGACCTGTGGTTCTGGTATCCAGTCGCCTGGGCCGCTTTGCTGCGACTCGCATCGGCTCCCTCCGCGCCGGAGTTCACCGACCGAGCACCCCTTCTTCCGAAGGTACGGGGTCAATTTGCCGAGTTCCTTAACCAGGGATCACTCGTCCACCTTAGCTTCCTCAGCCAGCCTACCTGGGTCGGTTTGCGGTACGGGCGGTCATGCGCCTCCGTAGCAGGCCTTTCTCGGCTGTGCGGGTTCAACGCTCTTGCCGTGCGCTCGCGCGCCAGCTCGCTCTCGCTTCTCGGTCGCCGACGGCGCGGACTTCCCTCCGCCGTCTCCCTACCAGCTTGGACGGTCCTCGTCTGACCGCAGCGCCTACCCCCCAGCGTCCCGCGTCCGTCAAACGGCGCATAACCGGTACAGGACTGTCTACCTGTTGTCCATCGGGTGTCGCTCGCGCTTCCCCTTAGGCCCGACTAACCCGCCGCGGATCACCCTTGCGGCGGAACCCTGAGGCTTCCGGTGGCGGGGGTTCGCACCCCGCTTCGCTGTTACTCGTTCCGGCATTCGCACTCGTCGACGCTCCACGACCGGCTTCCGCCGCCGCTTCGCCGCGTCCACGACGCTCCCCTACCACCCTTCCGGTCCTGAGCTTCGGTACGACCCTTTGCCCCGCTGGATTGTCGGCGCATCGTCACTCGACCAGTGAGCTGTTACGCACTCTTTCAAGGGTGGCTGCTTCTAAGCCAACCTCCTGGTTGTCTCCGCAACGACACATCCTTTCCCACTCAGGGTCGA
This region includes:
- a CDS encoding prohibitin family protein, which codes for MSQGQEGRAFQNPDARGRSVSALVALSLIAVVAIFLVSNAVTTIEAGTRGVLKTFGEITGVLEEGLHFRMPFITSVTVVEVRTQRYESNSSAASRDLQTVTTQVVINYRPDSGQVDRLVREIGVDYERRVVDPAIQEAIKAATARFTAEELITRRPEVSDLIQRGLSERLTPRGVIVESVSITDFNFSPEFARAIEAKQVAEQDALRAARELERARIEAQQQVARAEAEARARLEIARAEAEALRLQREVISAELLQLRFIERWDGVMPRFVGGENSLLPMLNIPSSEVLGDRAPAPQRAPAEEPAPAAEPTASP
- a CDS encoding right-handed parallel beta-helix repeat-containing protein, with translation MRILLIVFLVIVPLLLPATPARAVGVVGDGTPGSCTRDALAAALASGGEIRFNCGGAPVTIPVTTTLDIRTAAVIDGAGVITLDGQGTTRILYVNKLSAGTKLALHNIRLINGKSSGFEPSFGGCVYSRQSAVELNNVVFDGCRAGNGAALYVYGGMLTIDQSTFDGNQASDGGAIYALQGGRVVVRNSSFTANTATGDGGALLMDNSSLEVSNSRFEANKALGTQSQPNIGLGGAIYGNNPGAAITIVNSQFRQNYARLQGGAVFADYNATLTITNSTFTNNRSDSQGGAVGTWKTQALLSACIFTGNSSGGGGGAVLSGEATTMSVNRSVFTANIAGRDGGALYNYTGPLTINDSSFDANRAGTDGRGDTRGGAIVNYRAPMSINASTFTGNIVEGRNGFGGAIGNAGSATIINSTLYDNAAEYGGAIYGLRDTRMVNTTIVRNRGTNGANLNWEQTTTMTLKNTLIVHSGDGRSCRRAVSTDEGGNVQEGDTNCFPGQPAVSLGLDAPAMHGGPTFTIALPSGSPAIDAGRDCPPSDQRGFPRVGACDSGSFEFGSIAPNLREAAFLPFVSR
- a CDS encoding methyltransferase domain-containing protein, whose protein sequence is MFDIECDTLEGLEPYALEEIRERFGRRCTSIVLRSGRIRMVYTGELQALLRLRSVLAAYLVVTFDVPRPRALLGHQHFTRLLRVLEMVRSLGVPEQYRTMRLSAAGEDSSVLTRLKETLARHIGLIVAPDEGDLLIRLRRATQKTGWEVLVRLSSRPLATREWRVCNWPGALNATLASVMMRLTQPSEVDRVLNLACGSGTLLIERLFLAPAQLAIGCDLDREALRCAQRNLEAAGFTQAVRLEQWDATLLPLETESIDMICADLPFGQLIGSHRDNEALYPRLITEAARVAASGARMCLLTHEVRLIERVFERYAGLWTLTHVVRVRTGGMTPRVYLALRTTTPVS
- a CDS encoding thioredoxin domain-containing protein encodes the protein MPNAEPTRRPNRLINETSPYLLQHAYNPVDWYPWGEEAFARAQAEDKPILLSVGYAACHWCHVMEHESFEDEETAALMNRYFVNVKVDREERPDVDSIYMTAVQAMTGSGGWPMTVFLTPDGTPFFAGTYFPPEDRWQMPSFQRVLRSVAEAYATRRNDLLARGRELVERMREASMMQIPGSTLTPAALDSAFMGLQQAFDPEYGGFGRAPKFPQPMTLEFLLRYAARTGRGMEMLERTLRAMAEGGMYDQIGGGFHRYSVDAQWLVPHFEKMLYDNALLARVYLETFQATGNAFYRRIAEETLTYMLREMQHPDGGFFSTQDADSLPTADATHKHEGAFFVWTPAEIREALGADATVFSALYGVTDRGNFEGKNILHVQRSPAEVARVMGMSVERVESIAERGRRVLFAVRQHRPKPELDDKVLTAWNGMALRAFALGAIVLDREEYRTAAVRCAEFVLRELRRADGELLRSWRQGVANPTPAFLEDYALLADGLLALYEATFDPRWLLEARALADALLERFWDDGIGGFYDTGSHHEQLVIRPRDTGDNATPSGSSAAADVLLRLALIFDEPRYRERALTVLSAMAPLMERYPTGFGRYLAAAEFALSQPREIALIGDPEAADTRALAAIALKPFLPNRVVVLARPGEDPPRIPSPLLAGRTPIDGRAAAYVCQNYACRLPVTKPADLAAQLQP
- a CDS encoding proline--tRNA ligase; its protein translation is MRISALFGRTLRETPADIDYPALRLMLRAGLARLSAGALAFLPIGTRVLRRLEAMAHEELTRIGAQEIHLPPVRTLSASDRVQSRLLPASSTMHGSDQSRRLLAFDPTDTTTIASLAASEIASYRQLPALLYQRHPISCNDCRSSWLREEIALTVYALGGGAHELEETGTQVYSAFERIFRRCDMHLIAAEAGYTGENDQVTRAYVAVSEHGDIDLMICESCSYTAIREAARTAFDSTLATSMMKDEPDHPEAIATPNCATIADLARFCGVPESATAKAVFFDSPEHGLIFAVIRGDRAINIKKLCLVAGVANLTPARPEQIDAIGAVAGYASPVGLPSHTSNRVLIVADPSVTTGAPLIAGANRHGYHLRNVVYGRDWRADRIADISLAHPGDPCNRCGAPLRQSSGFTIVHAIHHGAFAQDATFLDQEGVSRPIVLASFRMLLERALLTIIEQHCDQAGIVWTPETAPFDVHLIRLGKQDATRQAADALYDELIAAGIAVLYDDRNETAGVKFNDADLIGLPLRLVIGDRFLTDGLVEIKQRATGMITKMPRQEIIAEVQKA
- a CDS encoding DUF3592 domain-containing protein; the encoded protein is MSGEVLFVLLFCALPLVIGGLVAFGFIQRMYHFQEILADGVETDALVVRKYRSVASLGNRHRLVYEYRDASGKTYRKDDGVFPSEYDRLQEGDAFRVVYSAKRPHISTTKAAVDQSRATQAGEAEKQRE